DNA from Ziziphus jujuba cultivar Dongzao chromosome 2, ASM3175591v1:
TACATTCAGACTACAAAAAATTCCAACAAAATCTCCTTTCCATTTGTGCTAAATCGGGAACTGTAAGAgagttctttttgttttttgctttttactttttaagaAACAAGTAGACGCTGTTGTTTTACCCCAAACTCCCTTTGCATAGGACATGCTTGTTCGACCACCCATGTGGAAAGATAAGAAATGCCTATCAAATATGTCTTGCGTGaatatagtgtatatatatatatttatttatttcacgtgcaaaatattaagtaaaacaattttttttttttgggaaagaaagtaaaataagttatatagcaaaatattttccatttcttttctatcttttattgcaaaatattatatatctatatacatatatatatatatatatatatatatgaaaattctatagtgagaacggtccgcatgaggaccgcagtattagtgacggttttttatagtattaacgacgattttttagaaaatcgtcaccaatactatgaaaaactgtcaccaatactgtggtccgcatgaggaccgtccgcaccatagacggactgtatatatatatatatatatatacagaccaTCTACTATCAGGTCGGACCGCACGCCATCCATCCGGATAAAAAACATGCTCAAATTCACAACCTTTGGATTTTGACACCTGGAATGGACAGCTGAGATTGAAGAAATGGCTCACGTGTGAAAACTTTGCCCAAATCGCCCCCTGCCCGCTCGCCAATCTGATTCCCTTCCCCCTCTCGCAAATCTAATAAAAAAGGGCAAATGCAACCAGATGTGGATTAGCAGCTGGGGTTTTCACCAAGAGGATCAACACTGCCAACACCCTGACACATGCATTGAGAGCCGGGACTGTATGGATCAATTGCTTCGATGTATTCGATGCTACAATTCCTTTCGGTTGGTACAAGATGAGTGGGATTGGAAGGGAAAAGGGAATCAACAGCCTAAACAATTACTTGCAGGTGAAGGCTGTTGTTACTCCTCTGAAGAATCCAGCATGGTTGTAAAAAATCACTAATTAAGATCCACACCAATGTTAATCTCCaacctcttttctttttcttttttccttttttttgtctGGTTTTTCGAATTAGGAGATCGTATCCCTTTTATGACCATGTAAAGAAGCTATCAAACTTCCACTAGTTACCGAAAACTGGTTTGTCTTTTAAGACTTCCCGAGGTTTTATCTgcatcaatctctctctctctctctctttctcaaatTGTAGTGATGCAATGTTCTTGTATATCATATCTTTGAACATTCCTACTATATATGGTTAATACAGAAAGATTTCAATGATAATTAAACCTGAatctataatattaaattaaggaatctttaatatttatgatcaAATTAAATTCAATTCCAACTACTGTATGTACAAACGTGGTATTGGTATAGCTTTTGGTTActgttagaaagaaaaaaagtggtTCTGGAAACTTCCATAACCAAAAGGTTTACATTTCAATTTCCTTCAactaattggaaaaaaaaaacaaaaaggacaatcaacaaaacaaaaaaaaaaaaaaaaaaaaaaaaaaaaaaaaaaactcttctaAAAAATATgtcattttctaaaaaatcaatAGCATTAATTAAGAAGATATTTGGAAAAAGAAGCCACTTTCTTGGAGCTAAGATATGTAAATTATTTTCATACACTAATTGGCTACACCTGACCCTTTCTGGTTCCAATCGATTGGCCACTTGGGCTGGATTTTGGTGGCTGGAATGATGGGGCTAAATTTTGGGTGGCTGGAACGGTGGATGTGTAGaagcagaggagaagaggaGAAGAGAAAAGTTGTTGTGCGAATGGAAAGGGCAGGTTTGGACAAAGTTTTCACACGTGAGCCATTCCTTCAATCTCAGCCGTCCATTCCAAATGTTAAAATCCAAAGGCTGTGAATTTGAGCATGTTTTTCATGCTGTCCGACCTGATAGTAGACggtctgtgtatatatatatatatatttatatatatttcattttattttcttcctccTTAGTCGGAACAGGGGCTAACACTAACAGTACATATATCGAATCAATtgacaatttttaaaactagagGTGGCTTCTGAATTTCGTTAtacccaatatatatattcatataacttAATAGTTTTGATATATAAGTAAAACAAGTTTTTAACTATGATTTCCATAGGAAAATTCATTATAATCCTCAGTTAATTTTGgtaatattaacatatatagctatttatttcaacaaattgaacatggatgctttttcttctttttttaaagaaaattatacgATTATGATAGCTCAACTTACCAACTATTCTTGTTGCTATTCAATGTCAAGACAAAAGAAGCTGATGCCCGGTTATCTTCACCGATCTTCCTATctcattttctttaaattagAGGCTCGTGCCATCGTACGCGTGGTCTTGATTTGACTAATAGCACTACATATAatcaaagcctttttttttaatttttttttaattttttaattttttatttatttatttatttatttttttttttgtatctttTCCAAACATGTTTATAGTATGATACGACAGAGGATCGGTTTTATAGAGAAGCATATATAACGCAACACCCAGTACCACTTTTCAGACATCTCGATTATCTTCCGAAACATGACAAATCTGCCACCAACCGCCAACAACAAGCTTCACGGAAAGGTGGCAATAGTCACCGGTGGAGCCAGCGGCATCGGCGAAGCCACAGCTCGCCACATCATCAACGATGGTGCACGTGCAGTAGTCATAGCCGATGTACAGGACGAGAAGGGTCAAAGCGTCGTCGCTTCGATCGGCTCCGACCGCTGCACCTACATCCACTGCGATGTTACCGATGAAAACCAGGTAAAGTCTCTAGTTAAATCCACTGTTTCTATCTACGGCCGCCTGGACATCATGTTCAGCAATGCCGGGATTGCCACCGTCACCAGAAACCAAACCGTATTGGACCTGGACTTGTCGGAGTTCGACAAGGTCATTGCAGTGAACACGAGGGGAATGGCGGCTTGTGTGAAGCACGCGGCGCGTGCAATGAAGGAAGGAGGGGTAAGGGGAAGCATAATATGTACGGCGAGCGCGTTGGCGAGTCGTGGGTACAAAACATGGACAGACTATGTGATGTCGAAGCACGCGGTGATCGGGCTGGTGAGATCAGCGAGTTTGCAGCTCGCCGGCGACGGGATTCGCGTGAACTGCGTGTCGCCGGGATTGGTGGGGACACCGTTGACGATGAGGGTGTGGGAAGTGAAGGAGGAGGAAGAAATGGAGAAGGTGGTGGAGAAGTTTTCAAGCTTGAGAGGGGTTCTGGGAGAGAAGCATGTGGCTGATGCGGTGTCGTTTTTGGCTTCAGAGGAGTCAGAGTTTGTGACTGGGCTTGATTTGGTAGTCGACGGTGGGTTCATTGCTTGACCAAccttattctattattttcgtTTTATCTCTATTTATCTGTTGTACTTTGGATTGAACTTGTATGGGGATTGAAGGTGAAAGGGGTTTAAAATATGGTTTTAactgtaataaaaatatttgaaaatccatTATATTGAAATCTCATATGCTTTTGTTTGCacgtattttctttctttctaaagATTTATTCCTTTTTTGGGCTGTGGAGGGGTGAGAGggagtattttttattttttgtttttttgttttgttatttgtttatttatttgaaaataattgaaTGGTAGTTTAAAACAGAGAGCAACAACTTAAGAGTGTTGTTTTACCCCGAGAGCTGCAGTTCTATATACACTAACAAATATTTTAGCTGCACTAGTTCACCACGTCAAGACAGATATATATACTAACTACATTAATAATTTATACTTCTTttatctccaataatttaaaacaacacATAATTAATATACTACAAGTTTACACTCTTCAAGGTATTACCATGCTTTTTAACTTCCCAATCaatgtttttatttgaaattggtgtgggtTCGCAATgatatgaagtttttttttttttttttttttttttttttttttttttttttttttttgctttaaccACGTCATGAATGgtttttttttagttgtttgTGCTTCCTTGTTCATCAATGGATctgattatgtttttttttttcttttaattttctttaaatgtTCATCAATGAGAAGTAGAATTTTAAAGAGGAGTGAGCTGAGTATATtagattataaaaattttacctaTGCAGAGAAGAGCAGAGTATATTGGACTATAAAAATTAGGTTAATTTCACTTACACTCCTTAAGATTTATCCTATTTCAAATTATAGCTAGaggtttcaaatattttaaaaatacccATACGTAGTTAACTTAAAATACACACACGTAGTTAACTTCTTTCAAAAAGATTTTCTCTCATATGTGACAAATTATAAAGACattaattgtcaggacccgtccaaaattccacactggaaccctagacaagccgtaatcccagagaaaccctaccggaccctccaatggaaaatccggcagaacctcccctaagggttgaacttaccacaaattttttgcactgaaaatacacttctatacacatctccttattcctcccacattactacaatttgattccacaattttgcagcactccaatgaataacaataaatcagtgcataattaataactaaatgtccaatacagtatatagagcattatacaaataaatgtggaattaatacaatgtcagatgaaacaatacaagatgaagaggaaaaagggaagaaatgcttcttaaactttcggcaatgaactgagatgtcgggcgcgtcccggacgatcaacatctcccAACCTGTACCTAGGgtaacggaatttaaaaatatgagatgctaatcatctcagtgagtgatcctaactactgtacaattataacagtaataataattatagtacacttgattactcaagaataaataaataaataaataataattaattgaagataatatttctctcaaaactctctccattcactccgttggaaatgttccccttttaaaacattttcgcaaaacccgattgttcgtatttcccgaaaaccaaggaatcaattaatttaataaataataattaaataacccaaatgtaataaaatataataaataattttttgaacactttagggtttgaaatttctatctgaaaattcagacttgatgcaccacaccatataccagtgatgcccttcgatacccagcgtcccgagcaccgactggtggggaggttaaagagagaaacttgcatacggcgcttcggcatcccgacagcgccgctgctgaaatcgtcatcccggccacggagggggacGACTATGGCCAAgatcaaacttgtctgccctcggtccaatggcaactcacgggaaacataataacttgcgcgctaatccacatatacagccagaacaccaatactgtatgagtgcgtctaaaaccagttattaaattaattattaccgtaccgatttttcaaaaatcaccatgggaattataccagttttcaaatttaccatcccacattttcctttaacatttccggtacgaaaccatcgataataatataccaataatttttctcgtagcacaaagtccatcaaataatattccacgggcatgatttataaaatttgaaaccaccaatttaaaccaatcatgcccaaaaataatataaaaaaatccagacacaattaatttatgaaaataccttactcatgtgtaataaatacaattaaatcaaaataaaataataatcagaaatttcttaataacccaaaatttcgtttagcatcaatggatatatatataaaataatatttttttccaattatatttaaattccaccacatgagcataattctagatatcaaattaacacgacataaatataattaatcaccccaaaataattttaaaggtgggtcactcacctggagcacgtaattaaatcacgatccaccataggatcgattccacaacgcacacgtgctcctagaacacaattcacacacagtcaaacaaaataatattttattcggataaataatacccggtacccgggggttaaacacaaacgttaaccaaaattgacgagtaatataccaaatcgaagcttgagtgacgaggattacgaatcctgtcttacttcccagagatcggacccgagctggccggaatctcgccggaaagctttcgggattcaactcttcgattctcccaaaccatcgcgaattggagaaaaaggacatcggatttggattcagggggtcggaattagtggggagggactgacggtgcaactgggtactcgccggaactggattttccggCTAGCCGCCGAGGTcatcggcaaccgtcgccgccgCCGACGCGTCCAGtagccgatggctgagattttcgggggttttgtagattgaagggagagggttccaacgggaccggcagtgaggcaaatggaggtcggacgacgaagagatctgggtttgaaggtgGGGGCGCCGCCGCCGAAAAAAGCCctgatccgggcgcgtcgccagtcggttggccgtgaaatttggtgggtaggccgaaaTTCCCATGGGTGAGAGActggtcaggcgcgtgtggcttgggGTGGCCAAAAACTGGGCAAATCGGCGATGGccagtggtggaggggaaaaatcaccgtcgctggaaaacgctccgatcccgacgTGTTACCAGCcggttggccgtgagattttgggggtTGGCTGGGAATGGAGAGGTGCTCCtgcctggccggcgcgtgtgacAAGATTCGGCCGAAAAAGTTGACAACTCCGACGGCCGGTGatctttctctctccctttctctctcctctctctctttctttctcctcccccgccgttttgccaaaataaaagccaccgtgggtgacactgttcagccacgtggacctctcagatgtcgacacgtggcgtttcactgctcacttaagccagatataataaaatattacagtattcgaaaaacttcacatgtccataacttcttaaccagatgtccaatttaagcgtgccgctagtctatgaactcgtatcaacgagtactttacaaccgtatgaaagtcaaaacaaaattctacaactataaaaagtcaactcccggcaccttttggacaggtTGCACCTCGACTTCtcttgcccataactttcaaaccgtagctccgttttcgacatgtTACTAGTCTAAGAACTCGTGCCAAtatgtacttcataacggtacctcagtcaacctagaattccatccgagtcaaaaagtcaacttttgacccctgcgatcaacggtcaaccgaCAAcatcggtcaaagttgaaaaatttccgttgtactttgggacggggtgttacattaataTTCTTACAAtacaaaaataacttttaattacatatatagcttcttctttctttttctttttttttttctttttttttcttttttttttttttggtgagaataTTAGAGTTGACCTCATAAGAAGCTCTAAACATAAAGCTTCATACAAAGTACAATAGCTAAATCAGGGACAATATCGGTAAAGAATGACAAGTTTGCCAGTAAAGATAGGATGTTGCATAGAGGACACAAATagttaagaagaagaagagtttGTTATATACATGGTTACACCAATAAAAGATACACCTAATAAGAAAGCACTTAGCATTAGTATGGTACCTACTTCATATGTCCAAGTGCAAGTTCTAGTAGAAAAGTATGTAGCATCAATTAAAGCCATTGCATATATGGATATAGGAGCTCACAAAATCATGATGAATCTAGACATCCTTTAGAAACAATTCTAGGTTTCTCATAAGGAATTGTTTAAAAAGCTGAAGATGATAAGCTCTTCATCACAGGCTTGATCACTAAACACTCAATTGGGATCAATTTCTTTCCTAACTGTGTTATATGGATAAAAGTTTTAGACATCAGACTTCCAAATAAAGACATCCTCAAGCAAGAAAGCTACAAAAAGTTTCATAACCAGTTCAAAGCATTTATATAAACTAGGTATGGGCCACGTGCGTTGCACGTGGACCATGGTTTAATAGTGTtagatatactttttttttatttaaaatataattttaatttgtaatgttaattttgaattttgaatattattgaagttatgtaattattattattttaaattttatggtgtatggacca
Protein-coding regions in this window:
- the LOC125422432 gene encoding (+)-cis,trans-nepetalactol synthase NEPS2-like, yielding MTNLPPTANNKLHGKVAIVTGGASGIGEATARHIINDGARAVVIADVQDEKGQSVVASIGSDRCTYIHCDVTDENQVKSLVKSTVSIYGRLDIMFSNAGIATVTRNQTVLDLDLSEFDKVIAVNTRGMAACVKHAARAMKEGGVRGSIICTASALASRGYKTWTDYVMSKHAVIGLVRSASLQLAGDGIRVNCVSPGLVGTPLTMRVWEVKEEEEMEKVVEKFSSLRGVLGEKHVADAVSFLASEESEFVTGLDLVVDGGFIA